The following are from one region of the Gemmatimonadota bacterium genome:
- a CDS encoding mandelate racemase/muconate lactonizing enzyme family protein codes for MFKTYSIYTLTGISGWGQGAGSLGESDIQRHVMGKDPFDCEVIWNALNNSGSLRNVGATSGVDIALWDIMGKALDVPIYRLLGGAFRDRIPCYASGLFRKDRPDNTQALMDEARGYVDRGFPAMKMKVGLGKAYDEQNVAAVRRAIGDDILLCVDANLAYDVGTAIEVGRRMEAYDLFWYEEPTSRDDVAGYVEIKRALGMRIAGCEGSQGRWAFREFIQRRAVDIVQPDIAIVGGFTEARKVVAMASANYIPVVPHMWGAVVGLAATLHWQASMPDAFDTMNPVPSFFECDMTENGLRTALSKEPILPVDGFLAVPQGPGLGIEIDRDVLEKYSV; via the coding sequence ATGTTTAAAACATACAGTATTTATACCTTAACGGGTATTTCGGGATGGGGGCAAGGGGCGGGATCGCTTGGGGAGTCGGATATTCAGCGGCATGTGATGGGGAAGGATCCGTTCGATTGCGAAGTGATCTGGAACGCGCTGAACAATTCGGGGAGTTTGAGGAATGTGGGCGCGACCAGCGGCGTGGATATTGCGTTGTGGGATATTATGGGCAAGGCGCTTGATGTGCCGATTTATCGCCTTTTGGGGGGTGCATTTCGGGACCGTATCCCGTGCTATGCCAGCGGGTTGTTCAGGAAGGACAGGCCGGATAATACACAGGCTTTGATGGATGAGGCCAGGGGATATGTAGATCGAGGTTTTCCCGCGATGAAGATGAAGGTTGGATTGGGGAAGGCTTACGATGAGCAGAATGTGGCTGCTGTGCGGAGAGCGATTGGCGATGATATTCTTTTGTGCGTGGATGCAAATTTGGCTTATGATGTGGGTACGGCGATTGAGGTGGGGCGCAGGATGGAGGCTTACGATCTGTTCTGGTATGAAGAACCGACTTCGAGGGATGATGTGGCCGGATATGTAGAAATTAAAAGAGCGCTCGGGATGCGGATTGCGGGATGCGAGGGTTCGCAGGGTCGCTGGGCATTTCGGGAGTTTATCCAGCGGCGGGCGGTGGATATTGTGCAGCCGGATATTGCGATTGTCGGCGGGTTTACAGAGGCGAGAAAGGTTGTGGCAATGGCCAGTGCCAATTATATTCCGGTTGTGCCGCATATGTGGGGGGCAGTCGTTGGCCTTGCCGCTACCCTGCACTGGCAGGCGTCGATGCCAGATGCGTTCGATACGATGAATCCAGTTCCTTCTTTTTTTGAGTGTGATATGACAGAAAATGGGCTTCGAACAGCGTTGTCCAAAGAGCCTATTTTGCCCGTGGATGGTTTTCTCGCGGTTCCCCAGGGTCCCGGGCTGGGGATTGAGATTGACCGGGATGTTCTTGAAAAATATTCGGTTTGA
- a CDS encoding phytanoyl-CoA dioxygenase family protein, with protein sequence MDEILRCFDENGYAVVEGALSPEEVAAINDGIDADVAANPKEWEPGPRPGHVAVGCRAPELMHRTEALDGLVHHPSVAPLVHRILGAGVQFSSLSFLRREVCAADPPEDIDGGDPLCLSRQWHREYNGIVEGADKNAFFAPAIQVIYYLDDVDAGSHCTSLIPESAETKRQLPKTRDGKSGWGEGALRIADSETAYVDPDKPIWTDSFGRTNPRRIGRVDVHAPAGSAVMFNIASYHCGTVRQTQRIRRTAHLMYRQPDPIFSRHALGPDWESVAAFRAALPKRPAIG encoded by the coding sequence ATGGACGAGATACTGAGATGTTTTGATGAGAACGGGTATGCCGTGGTGGAGGGGGCGCTTTCACCCGAGGAGGTGGCGGCGATTAACGATGGGATTGACGCCGATGTGGCCGCGAACCCGAAGGAATGGGAGCCTGGACCGCGTCCGGGGCACGTAGCAGTAGGCTGCAGGGCGCCGGAGTTAATGCACAGGACAGAGGCGCTGGATGGCCTGGTTCACCATCCGTCGGTTGCGCCACTGGTGCATCGCATTCTCGGAGCGGGTGTTCAGTTTAGCAGTCTGAGTTTTTTGCGGCGCGAGGTGTGTGCCGCCGATCCGCCAGAGGATATTGACGGCGGCGATCCGCTCTGTCTCTCGCGGCAGTGGCACCGGGAATACAACGGTATTGTGGAGGGTGCTGATAAGAATGCGTTTTTTGCCCCGGCGATACAGGTGATTTACTATCTGGACGATGTGGATGCCGGGTCCCACTGTACGAGTCTTATTCCAGAGAGTGCCGAGACCAAGCGTCAATTGCCCAAGACGCGGGATGGCAAAAGCGGATGGGGCGAGGGTGCTTTGCGGATTGCCGATAGTGAGACGGCGTATGTGGATCCGGATAAGCCGATCTGGACAGATTCTTTTGGTCGCACAAATCCCCGACGGATCGGTCGGGTCGATGTTCACGCGCCAGCAGGGTCTGCTGTGATGTTCAATATTGCCAGTTATCACTGCGGGACTGTCCGGCAGACGCAGCGGATTCGGCGCACGGCGCATTTGATGTATCGGCAGCCAGATCCGATATTCTCGCGGCACGCACTGGGTCCCGATTGGGAGAGTGTGGCGGCGTTTAGAGCCGCACTGCCAAAGCGACCAGCGATTGGATGA